One genomic region from Spirulina subsalsa PCC 9445 encodes:
- a CDS encoding phosphoglucomutase/phosphomannomutase family protein codes for MPVTINPIKFGTDGWRGLIAADFTFERLVQVAPLAAQVLARNYAHVSQNNLIIVGYDRRFMAENFAQATAEAVQNAGFDVLLADTFSPTPALSWEAHARSALGALVITASHNPAGYLGLKVKGAFGGSVTGEITQQIEALLEQENSFNRPPGTLTMFDPWVSYCQELQTKVNIAEIQGAIRGGKIEVFADVMHGAAATGFKRLLGLDIHELNGERDPLFGGGAPEPLPKYLADLFRTIREAAKTGGDTLRVGFVFDGDSDRIAAVDGQGNFLSSQILIPILIEHLAERKQFTGEIIKTVSGSDLIPRVADFYQIPLYETPIGYKYIAERMLSQNVLIGGEESGGIGYGTHIPERDALLSALYVLEAIVQSGKDLSTLYGELQAKTGFNFSYDRVDVHLASMEIRGKLLEKLETETPQTILGKAVTNCLAIDGYKFRLEDGSWLLIRFSGTEPVLRLYCEAPTLLDVKKTLDWAKDWADSVG; via the coding sequence ATGCCTGTTACCATAAATCCGATCAAATTTGGCACTGATGGCTGGCGCGGTTTGATTGCCGCCGACTTTACCTTTGAGCGCCTCGTGCAAGTTGCCCCCCTCGCGGCTCAAGTCCTCGCCCGCAATTATGCCCACGTCTCCCAGAATAATTTGATTATTGTGGGGTATGACCGCCGCTTCATGGCTGAGAATTTCGCCCAAGCTACCGCCGAAGCCGTTCAAAATGCTGGGTTTGATGTCCTCTTAGCGGATACCTTTTCCCCCACTCCTGCCCTATCTTGGGAAGCCCATGCCCGCTCCGCTTTAGGGGCACTGGTGATTACCGCCAGTCACAATCCGGCGGGGTATCTAGGGTTAAAAGTGAAAGGGGCTTTCGGGGGATCTGTCACGGGGGAGATTACCCAACAAATTGAAGCTCTATTAGAACAAGAAAACTCATTTAATCGCCCCCCCGGTACCCTGACGATGTTTGATCCTTGGGTGAGTTATTGTCAAGAATTGCAGACGAAAGTCAATATTGCTGAGATTCAAGGGGCGATTCGTGGGGGGAAAATCGAAGTTTTCGCCGATGTGATGCACGGGGCGGCGGCGACGGGGTTTAAACGGCTGTTAGGGCTAGATATTCATGAGCTAAATGGTGAACGGGATCCTCTGTTTGGGGGGGGCGCACCGGAGCCCCTGCCCAAGTATTTAGCCGATTTGTTCCGCACAATTCGGGAAGCGGCGAAAACGGGGGGAGATACCTTGCGGGTGGGGTTTGTGTTTGATGGAGATAGCGATCGCATTGCCGCCGTTGATGGACAAGGAAACTTTCTCAGTTCCCAAATTCTCATCCCCATCCTGATTGAACATCTAGCAGAACGCAAACAGTTCACCGGAGAGATTATTAAAACTGTGAGCGGTTCTGATCTCATCCCCCGCGTCGCTGACTTCTATCAGATCCCCCTCTATGAAACCCCCATTGGTTATAAATACATTGCCGAACGAATGTTAAGCCAAAACGTCCTAATTGGAGGCGAAGAATCGGGAGGGATTGGTTATGGGACTCACATCCCGGAACGGGATGCTCTGCTTTCGGCATTATACGTCCTAGAAGCCATCGTTCAGTCGGGGAAAGACCTCAGCACCCTTTATGGGGAACTTCAAGCTAAAACGGGCTTTAACTTCAGCTACGATCGGGTTGATGTCCATTTAGCCAGTATGGAAATCCGAGGGAAGTTACTGGAGAAACTGGAAACGGAAACCCCCCAAACTATCCTAGGAAAAGCGGTCACAAATTGTTTAGCAATTGATGGCTATAAGTTCCGCTTAGAGGATGGCAGTTGGTTACTGATTCGTTTTAGTGGCACTGAACCCGTTTTACGCCTCTATTGTGAAGCGCCCACACTCCTGGATGTGAAGAAAACCTTAGACTGGGCTAAGGATTGGGCTGATTCTGTCGGCTAA
- the psb34 gene encoding photosystem II assembly protein Psb34, whose amino-acid sequence MYTTISPEGQLNNYASEPKMYYAQYPNQAQQKRYVRQGALALLLVTSLILMAFAVS is encoded by the coding sequence ATGTACACCACAATCAGCCCCGAAGGACAACTCAACAACTACGCCAGCGAACCTAAAATGTATTATGCTCAGTACCCCAATCAAGCGCAGCAAAAACGCTACGTGCGTCAAGGGGCCTTAGCACTTCTCCTCGTCACCAGCTTAATCCTGATGGCTTTTGCGGTTAGCTAA
- a CDS encoding 5-formyltetrahydrofolate cyclo-ligase, translating to MSDLKSTLRRQLLDQRKALSPEVWREKSDRLCEHLLTSPPFQQATTVLSYCSFRQEPDLTVLWQQSEKQWGLPRCVGKSLIWHRWQPSEALVQGKYGIFEPRPDSTRLWGEEVDLILVPAVGCDRLGYRLGYGGGFYDRLLAHPPWCNIPTIGIIFHFALSPQLPRDSWDRPLQFICTEQTFLSCCDEHHD from the coding sequence GTGTCTGATTTAAAATCTACCCTACGTCGTCAACTTTTAGACCAACGCAAAGCACTCTCCCCGGAAGTGTGGCGAGAAAAAAGCGATCGCCTTTGTGAACATCTCCTCACGTCTCCCCCCTTTCAACAGGCTACAACGGTTTTAAGTTATTGCAGTTTTCGCCAAGAACCGGATTTAACTGTATTGTGGCAACAATCAGAAAAACAATGGGGACTACCTCGATGTGTCGGTAAATCTTTAATCTGGCATCGCTGGCAGCCCTCAGAAGCCCTCGTTCAGGGGAAATATGGCATTTTTGAACCTCGCCCCGATTCAACGCGCTTATGGGGGGAAGAGGTGGATTTAATTCTTGTTCCGGCTGTGGGATGCGATCGCCTTGGCTACCGTTTAGGCTACGGGGGAGGCTTCTATGATCGACTCCTCGCCCATCCCCCCTGGTGCAATATTCCCACCATCGGCATTATTTTCCACTTCGCCCTCTCCCCCCAACTCCCCCGAGACAGTTGGGATCGTCCCCTTCAGTTTATCTGTACTGAACAAACATTCCTCTCTTGCTGTGATGAGCATCACGATTAA
- a CDS encoding threonine aldolase family protein codes for MLEQLEQFASDNYSGMCPEVLDALMSANQGSSPAYGNDQWTEKAANAFRELFEIDCEVFFVFNGTAANSLALAALCQSYHSVIAHEVAHIETDECGAPEFFSNGSKLLLSSGENGKLTPEGIAKIVTKRQDIHFPKPKVISLTQATEVGTVYQIEELQAIKAVADQYQLKIHMDGARFANAVVSLGKSPAEITWRSGVDVLCFSGTKNGMAMGESVIFFDRTLAEDFAYRCKQAGQLASKMRFIAAPWLGLLNRDTWLKNARHANECAAYLASQLAAIPELTLMFPTEVNGVFVEMPEGLIQALREKGWLFYNFIGVGGIRLMCSWATTRKRIDELVADIKSAIISL; via the coding sequence ATGTTAGAACAATTAGAACAATTTGCTAGTGATAATTACTCCGGGATGTGTCCCGAAGTATTAGACGCTTTAATGAGTGCTAATCAAGGGAGTTCTCCTGCCTACGGGAATGATCAATGGACAGAAAAAGCCGCTAATGCCTTTCGAGAACTCTTTGAGATTGATTGTGAAGTGTTTTTTGTCTTTAATGGAACAGCTGCTAATTCCTTAGCTTTGGCCGCTTTATGTCAATCCTATCATAGTGTGATTGCCCACGAAGTCGCTCACATAGAAACCGACGAATGCGGCGCGCCAGAATTTTTTTCTAACGGTTCTAAGCTATTATTAAGTTCGGGAGAAAACGGCAAATTAACCCCAGAAGGCATTGCCAAAATTGTCACCAAACGGCAGGATATTCACTTTCCTAAACCCAAAGTCATTAGTTTAACCCAAGCTACAGAAGTGGGAACAGTCTATCAAATTGAAGAACTACAAGCCATTAAAGCCGTTGCCGATCAATATCAGTTAAAAATTCACATGGACGGGGCAAGATTTGCCAATGCCGTCGTCTCACTCGGCAAAAGTCCAGCCGAAATCACTTGGCGTTCTGGGGTAGATGTTTTATGTTTTAGCGGCACAAAAAACGGGATGGCAATGGGAGAATCTGTAATATTTTTTGATAGAACATTGGCGGAAGATTTTGCTTATCGGTGTAAACAAGCGGGACAATTAGCCTCGAAAATGCGCTTTATTGCTGCTCCTTGGTTAGGATTATTAAATCGGGACACATGGCTTAAAAATGCCCGTCATGCCAATGAGTGCGCCGCTTATTTAGCCTCACAATTAGCCGCTATTCCTGAGTTAACATTAATGTTTCCCACAGAAGTTAATGGGGTATTTGTCGAGATGCCAGAAGGACTGATTCAGGCACTACGCGAGAAAGGTTGGTTGTTCTATAATTTTATCGGCGTGGGGGGCATTCGTTTAATGTGTAGTTGGGCAACAACTCGAAAACGGATTGATGAATTGGTTGCCGATATAAAATCTGCTATCATCTCGCTTTAA
- a CDS encoding ArnT family glycosyltransferase — translation MPQSLHSDSQLEPKNKFKTYSNLFLSTVSVLILGSFLTLLISRTLSQVIVDHVEGQIGSLSWLFFDQNYPLYHGFDNTERYTIVYGPLLYIITGAFLKILGPSIWALKLPTTLALGGSFILIFAVIQKIHNRKLALWITAYTSVILLCFGTIYGHIFFFIRSDSIILLFTCLALWGVLQNHRIYSSILLSLCFGIVFNLKITAVLYFLPLYWLFLTQQGLTISLISGFAGIIIGFLPFLHPQISWTNYFQWLTVTTNHGFYANLFFDNIRTTIYLFLPILILGTSLFIHNKKLFHQTLKDIQYYLYFLLFSTAGTIVIASKGGAGSHHLIPLIPAILYPFLLLLKKHNPFDVKKLWSEGESIFTQPITFLIFCFALILISLNNAGVKAVLLDRFYRFDISLITGDIELILETYPDQTIEMGYTTDEQYFLTNYRFLLPFQGNPILIDGAALMDMQTNGFEIPNSTIEALASCRTQIWLIPKDWEQETQPFLQLNYYPPHALLFSPEFRQTFLQSYEPRIDSEFFHLWFCKDELE, via the coding sequence TTGCCACAATCATTACATTCTGATTCACAACTAGAACCTAAAAATAAGTTTAAAACCTACAGTAATCTTTTTCTCAGCACCGTCTCAGTTTTGATTCTTGGTTCTTTTCTGACCTTGCTCATCTCTCGAACATTGAGTCAAGTGATCGTGGATCATGTAGAGGGACAAATTGGGAGTCTTTCTTGGTTGTTTTTTGACCAAAATTATCCCCTCTATCATGGGTTTGATAATACGGAACGATATACCATTGTTTACGGACCATTACTGTATATAATCACAGGAGCATTTTTGAAAATACTCGGCCCTAGTATCTGGGCGCTGAAATTACCCACCACTTTAGCCTTGGGGGGAAGCTTCATCTTGATCTTCGCTGTAATTCAAAAAATCCACAACCGCAAACTAGCCTTGTGGATTACAGCTTATACAAGCGTGATTCTTCTGTGTTTCGGGACAATTTATGGTCATATTTTCTTCTTTATCCGTTCCGATTCCATCATTTTATTATTTACCTGCCTAGCACTATGGGGAGTTCTCCAGAATCATCGGATTTATTCCAGTATTTTATTGTCCCTCTGTTTCGGCATTGTCTTCAACCTCAAAATAACGGCGGTTTTGTATTTTTTACCCCTGTATTGGCTATTCTTAACTCAACAAGGACTCACCATCAGTTTAATTTCAGGCTTCGCCGGAATTATTATCGGTTTCCTGCCATTTCTCCATCCCCAAATTTCTTGGACGAATTATTTCCAATGGCTCACCGTGACGACAAATCATGGATTTTATGCCAATTTATTTTTCGATAATATCAGAACAACAATTTATTTATTCTTGCCAATCCTTATTTTAGGAACAAGTCTATTTATACACAACAAAAAACTGTTTCATCAAACCCTCAAAGACATTCAATATTATCTTTATTTCTTGTTGTTTAGTACCGCAGGAACGATTGTAATTGCCTCGAAAGGAGGGGCAGGTAGTCATCATTTAATACCCTTGATTCCGGCGATTCTTTATCCTTTTTTATTGTTGTTAAAGAAACACAATCCCTTTGATGTTAAAAAATTATGGAGCGAAGGCGAATCTATTTTTACTCAGCCTATTACGTTCCTAATTTTTTGCTTTGCACTTATTTTAATTTCTTTGAATAATGCCGGGGTAAAAGCCGTATTACTTGACCGATTTTATCGGTTTGATATCTCACTCATTACAGGAGATATTGAATTAATTTTAGAGACGTATCCTGACCAAACTATTGAAATGGGATACACCACAGATGAACAGTATTTTTTGACAAATTACCGATTTTTGTTACCCTTTCAAGGCAATCCCATTTTAATTGATGGTGCGGCTTTAATGGATATGCAAACAAATGGATTTGAGATTCCTAATAGCACCATAGAAGCCTTAGCCTCCTGTCGGACGCAAATTTGGTTAATTCCGAAAGATTGGGAACAAGAAACTCAGCCTTTTCTCCAACTCAACTACTATCCCCCCCATGCCCTATTATTTAGTCCAGAGTTCCGTCAAACATTTTTACAATCCTATGAACCTCGTATCGATAGTGAGTTTTTCCATCTCTGGTTTTGCAAAGATGAATTAGAATAA
- a CDS encoding ABC transporter ATP-binding protein, whose product MDVLVEDAIAENPPNEPMAAVQTWELSKVYRSGFWLNQKVPSLQNLTLRVEQGETFGLLGPNGAGKTTLLKILLGIVRRTGGRARVLGKPIGDRTVKEQIGYLPENPYFYDYLTGWEFLRFTGDLFNIPLEEQKQRIPELLDMVGLAQSTARKKELRQYSKGMLQRIGLAQALINDPDLIFLDEPMSGLDPTGRYRIREIILALKAQQKTIFFNSHILADVEQICDRVAILAQGELLCIGTLDELLGRSPHYTVSGIGGNLDILKRWVSPLEYNETGWQGQLQGNPQEFLATLKLMDAQLITMTLLQNTLESYFLDQLQQRGIDTSR is encoded by the coding sequence ATGGATGTTTTAGTTGAGGATGCGATCGCCGAAAATCCACCCAATGAACCGATGGCGGCTGTCCAGACGTGGGAGTTAAGCAAGGTTTATCGCAGTGGATTTTGGCTGAATCAGAAAGTCCCCTCGTTACAAAACTTAACCCTACGGGTAGAACAGGGGGAAACTTTTGGTTTGTTGGGGCCGAATGGGGCAGGGAAAACGACGCTGTTAAAGATTCTCTTGGGGATTGTACGACGGACTGGGGGAAGGGCGAGGGTGTTGGGGAAACCGATTGGCGATCGCACCGTCAAAGAACAAATTGGCTATTTACCCGAAAACCCCTACTTTTACGACTATCTCACCGGATGGGAATTTCTGCGCTTTACTGGGGATTTATTCAACATCCCCCTAGAAGAACAAAAGCAACGCATCCCCGAATTATTGGATATGGTAGGGTTAGCCCAAAGCACCGCCCGCAAGAAAGAATTACGGCAATATTCCAAAGGGATGTTACAACGGATTGGATTAGCCCAAGCCCTAATCAATGACCCGGATTTAATCTTTTTAGACGAACCCATGTCCGGTTTAGATCCTACCGGACGTTATCGCATCCGAGAAATTATTCTCGCCTTAAAAGCCCAACAGAAAACCATCTTTTTCAACTCCCATATTTTGGCCGACGTTGAGCAGATTTGCGATCGCGTCGCCATTCTCGCCCAAGGGGAACTCCTCTGCATCGGTACCCTTGACGAACTCCTCGGACGTTCCCCCCACTATACTGTAAGCGGCATCGGCGGCAATCTAGACATCCTCAAACGCTGGGTTAGCCCCTTAGAATACAACGAAACCGGATGGCAAGGCCAACTGCAAGGCAATCCGCAAGAATTCCTCGCCACCTTAAAACTCATGGATGCCCAACTGATCACCATGACCCTCCTACAAAATACCCTAGAAAGCTATTTCCTCGACCAACTCCAACAACGGGGCATTGATACCAGTCGCTGA
- the petJ gene encoding cytochrome c6 PetJ yields MRTFRWVIVLLLAITTLSFAHPALAQGNPANGAGLFQANCAACHLGGKNVVNPAKTLQKSDLEKYGMLSLEAIKTQITKGKAAMPAFLGKLNEQQIEDVAAYVLAQAEKGW; encoded by the coding sequence ATGAGAACATTCCGTTGGGTGATTGTCCTATTATTGGCCATCACCACCTTATCCTTTGCCCATCCTGCCCTCGCCCAAGGCAATCCCGCCAACGGTGCAGGCCTCTTCCAGGCCAACTGTGCCGCTTGTCACCTTGGAGGAAAAAACGTCGTCAATCCCGCCAAAACCCTGCAAAAATCCGATCTCGAAAAATATGGGATGTTATCCTTAGAAGCCATTAAAACCCAAATCACCAAAGGTAAAGCGGCAATGCCTGCCTTCCTCGGCAAACTCAACGAACAACAAATTGAAGATGTCGCCGCCTACGTTTTAGCACAAGCCGAAAAAGGCTGGTAA
- a CDS encoding putative 2-dehydropantoate 2-reductase, whose protein sequence is MAKRSYAIIGTGAIGGYYGACLQQAGFPVHFLVRSDYETIQQQGLIIESIYGDFTLPQVNAYRHPPEIPPCDVVIIALKSTQNQCLTAILPQVIHPKTVVILLQNGLGFEEQIQPLIPENILLAGLAFICCNRIAPGHIRHLDYQAIKLAQYAPHYEPCGITPTLEQICADFTEAKVEILLGEDLLQSRWEKLVWNIPYNSLSVILDAKPDEIMNHTATRELAEKIMREVQQGARSCHREVTDSFVEMMLDHTVKMQPYLTSMKLDFDHQRPLELEAILGNPLRMSRQHGVDLPKIAMLYQQLQFLDYRNLNS, encoded by the coding sequence ATGGCAAAACGTAGCTATGCAATCATCGGAACCGGGGCAATCGGTGGCTATTATGGCGCTTGTTTACAACAGGCTGGTTTTCCCGTGCATTTTCTCGTCCGTAGTGATTATGAAACCATCCAACAACAAGGCTTAATCATAGAATCCATCTATGGTGACTTTACCTTACCCCAAGTCAACGCCTATCGTCACCCCCCAGAAATTCCCCCCTGTGATGTGGTAATTATTGCCCTAAAAAGCACACAAAACCAGTGTTTAACGGCTATTTTACCCCAAGTTATTCACCCCAAAACCGTTGTAATTCTCCTGCAAAATGGCTTAGGTTTTGAAGAACAAATTCAGCCCTTGATTCCAGAGAACATTCTTCTAGCAGGACTCGCCTTTATTTGTTGTAACAGAATTGCACCCGGTCACATTCGCCATTTAGACTATCAAGCCATTAAACTTGCCCAATATGCCCCCCACTATGAACCCTGTGGTATTACCCCGACTCTAGAACAAATTTGTGCGGACTTCACTGAGGCAAAAGTAGAAATTCTACTCGGAGAAGACCTCTTACAAAGTCGTTGGGAAAAATTAGTCTGGAATATTCCCTATAACAGTTTATCGGTCATTTTAGACGCAAAACCCGATGAAATCATGAACCATACTGCTACTCGGGAATTAGCAGAAAAAATTATGCGAGAAGTGCAACAGGGGGCGAGAAGTTGTCATCGAGAGGTAACAGATAGTTTTGTGGAAATGATGTTAGATCATACTGTCAAAATGCAGCCCTATCTAACCAGTATGAAACTGGATTTTGATCATCAACGTCCTTTAGAATTAGAAGCCATTTTAGGCAATCCTTTGAGAATGAGTCGTCAGCATGGAGTAGATTTACCAAAAATCGCCATGCTTTATCAACAATTACAATTCTTAGATTATCGTAATTTAAATTCTTAA
- a CDS encoding flavodoxin family protein codes for MNTPQKIVGIIGSYRKHGVIDSLVTEILDEAAKQGAETHKIYLTDYHLEFCTNCRSCLQQPGPERGKCVLKDDMESILDELDQADGFVLGSPVNFGNVTAITRLFLERCVCYGYWPWGEGPKTRHQKPTKKAILVSASGCPALLARFFLGAIDGLKRLATMLKARPVGVLRVGGVVNQKTELSGQTLRHARRLAHRLSG; via the coding sequence ATGAACACCCCTCAGAAAATTGTTGGTATTATTGGTAGTTATCGCAAACACGGTGTTATTGATTCCTTGGTGACAGAAATCTTGGATGAAGCGGCAAAACAAGGGGCAGAAACTCATAAGATTTATTTAACCGATTACCACTTAGAATTCTGTACAAACTGCCGCTCTTGTTTACAACAACCGGGGCCAGAACGGGGAAAATGTGTGTTAAAAGATGACATGGAGAGTATACTGGATGAACTGGATCAAGCGGATGGGTTTGTGTTAGGATCTCCTGTGAATTTTGGTAACGTTACGGCCATTACGCGGTTATTTTTAGAGCGCTGTGTTTGTTATGGGTATTGGCCTTGGGGAGAGGGTCCCAAAACGCGACACCAGAAACCGACGAAAAAAGCGATTCTCGTCTCTGCGAGTGGTTGTCCTGCGTTACTGGCTCGGTTTTTCCTGGGGGCAATTGATGGGTTAAAACGATTAGCAACCATGCTTAAAGCGCGTCCGGTAGGTGTGTTACGAGTGGGGGGTGTGGTGAATCAAAAAACAGAATTGTCCGGGCAAACCCTGCGTCATGCCAGAAGGTTAGCCCATCGATTAAGCGGTTAA
- a CDS encoding SulP family inorganic anion transporter: MFNPINNIHFRHWRGDLFGGVTAAIVALPLALAFGVASGAGAIAGLYGAMIVGFFAALCGGTPTQVSGPTGPMTVVVATVIATLVARHPDTGLAMTFTVIMLGGVLQILFGVMRLGQYITLIPYTVISGFMSGIGVIIVLLQIPPLLGHTGPGGVVNTLEQLPNYLANPNWVALGLGGLTLVIVYGMPRRFNKILPAPLVALIVVTIVSVVFFSDVPLDRIGPIPRGLPTPRFPTFSLNELTDMFRYALMLAVLGAIDSLLTSLVADSISRTQHDSDRELIGQGIGNLLSGLFGGLPGAGATMRTVVNVQSGGKTPLSGMIHAFVLLIVVLQAGPLTAQIPLAVLAGLLLKVGIEILDWGFIKRSPRLSLKGTGIMYLVLFLTVFVDLITAVLVGAFVADTLTIKRLTDVQSDRIQAITDPTTQNHNLTPREQELLTQGKGDILLVQLGGPMSFGAAKSITRRMTHVKQYRALVLDLSEVPTIGVTAALAIESIVQDAIANHRQVWIVTNPGQVQNRIEQLELNKLTKPRKAKKEVGASPLPLPQIHQITNRSQALQSAFEYICPEVLV; encoded by the coding sequence GTGTTTAACCCAATAAACAATATTCATTTTCGCCATTGGCGTGGCGACCTCTTTGGGGGGGTGACGGCCGCTATCGTTGCGTTGCCATTGGCGCTGGCTTTCGGGGTGGCTTCTGGGGCTGGTGCGATCGCCGGACTCTATGGGGCCATGATTGTTGGCTTTTTCGCCGCCCTCTGCGGGGGAACACCCACCCAAGTTTCTGGCCCCACTGGCCCCATGACGGTAGTGGTCGCAACGGTAATTGCTACCCTCGTCGCCCGACACCCAGACACCGGACTCGCCATGACCTTTACGGTTATCATGTTGGGAGGTGTGTTACAAATCCTCTTCGGGGTGATGCGTCTCGGACAGTATATTACCCTCATCCCCTATACGGTGATTTCCGGCTTTATGTCGGGGATTGGGGTGATTATCGTGTTGTTACAAATCCCACCCCTGTTGGGTCATACCGGACCTGGGGGGGTGGTCAATACTTTAGAACAACTACCCAACTACTTAGCTAACCCTAACTGGGTGGCTTTGGGCTTAGGGGGATTGACTTTAGTCATAGTGTATGGTATGCCTCGACGGTTTAATAAGATTCTCCCCGCCCCTTTAGTCGCTTTAATTGTCGTGACCATCGTCTCGGTGGTCTTTTTTAGTGATGTTCCCCTAGACCGCATTGGTCCAATTCCTAGAGGTTTGCCAACTCCACGTTTCCCTACTTTTAGCCTCAATGAATTAACGGATATGTTCCGTTATGCTCTCATGTTGGCAGTGTTAGGGGCGATTGACTCCTTGTTAACCTCTTTGGTGGCGGATAGTATTTCTCGCACGCAACACGATTCGGATCGAGAGTTAATCGGTCAAGGGATTGGGAATCTATTATCCGGTCTATTTGGCGGTTTACCGGGGGCTGGGGCAACCATGCGCACGGTGGTTAATGTGCAATCTGGGGGAAAAACGCCCCTCTCGGGCATGATACATGCTTTCGTTCTTCTGATCGTGGTCTTGCAAGCGGGGCCGTTAACGGCACAAATTCCCCTAGCGGTGTTGGCTGGATTGTTGCTCAAGGTCGGGATTGAGATTTTAGACTGGGGCTTTATCAAACGCTCCCCGCGTCTTTCTCTCAAGGGGACGGGTATTATGTATTTAGTGCTATTTTTAACGGTTTTTGTGGACTTAATCACAGCCGTTTTAGTGGGGGCATTTGTGGCGGATACACTGACGATTAAACGCCTCACGGATGTCCAAAGCGATCGCATTCAAGCCATTACCGATCCCACTACCCAAAACCACAACTTGACTCCAAGGGAACAGGAACTCCTCACCCAAGGTAAAGGGGACATTCTCTTGGTGCAGTTAGGCGGGCCGATGAGTTTCGGTGCCGCTAAGAGTATTACCCGACGGATGACGCACGTCAAGCAGTATCGGGCTTTAGTCTTGGATTTAAGCGAAGTCCCCACCATTGGGGTAACAGCGGCTTTAGCCATTGAATCCATTGTTCAAGATGCGATCGCCAATCATCGTCAAGTGTGGATAGTGACTAATCCCGGACAAGTGCAGAACCGCATTGAACAACTAGAGTTAAATAAACTCACCAAACCGCGTAAAGCCAAAAAAGAGGTCGGGGCTTCTCCTCTTCCTCTCCCCCAAATCCATCAAATCACCAACCGTTCTCAAGCGTTACAATCTGCTTTTGAATATATTTGTCCCGAGGTATTGGTTTAG
- a CDS encoding F0F1 ATP synthase subunit gamma translates to MPNLKAIRDRIQSVKNTRKITEAMRLVAAAKVRRAQEQVTATRPFADCLAQVLYGLQNRLRFEDVDLPLLKEREVETVAILVISGDRGLCGGYNNNVIKRAETRVKELQAEGVKHQLILVGRKATQYFERREAPISQTYTGLNQIPSAAEASKIADYLLSLFLSETVDRVELIYTKFVSLISSRPVVQTLLPLSPQGLEVRDDEIFRLTTKGGEFSVERETVASEVKALPKDMLFEQDPVQILDALLPLYLNNQLLRALQESSASELAARMTAMNNASDNASELMKTLTLSYNKARQAAITQELLEVVAGANAL, encoded by the coding sequence ATGCCTAATCTAAAAGCTATTCGCGATCGCATTCAGTCGGTCAAAAATACTCGTAAAATCACCGAAGCCATGCGCTTGGTAGCCGCCGCTAAAGTGCGCCGCGCCCAAGAACAAGTTACGGCGACTCGTCCCTTTGCCGACTGTTTAGCCCAAGTTCTCTATGGACTGCAAAACCGTCTGCGGTTTGAAGATGTAGACCTGCCCCTGCTGAAAGAGCGGGAGGTGGAAACCGTCGCCATTTTAGTCATTTCTGGCGATCGCGGTTTGTGTGGGGGCTACAATAACAACGTGATCAAACGGGCGGAAACCCGGGTGAAGGAATTACAAGCTGAAGGCGTAAAACATCAATTAATTTTAGTGGGACGTAAAGCCACTCAATACTTTGAGCGTCGGGAAGCCCCCATCAGCCAAACCTACACCGGATTAAACCAAATCCCCTCCGCCGCCGAAGCCTCGAAAATTGCCGATTATTTACTCTCCCTCTTCCTCTCGGAAACGGTGGATCGGGTTGAATTGATCTACACTAAATTCGTGTCCTTGATCAGTTCTCGTCCGGTGGTGCAAACCCTCTTACCCTTATCTCCCCAAGGGTTAGAAGTGAGAGATGATGAAATTTTCCGACTCACCACCAAAGGCGGAGAGTTCAGCGTTGAGCGGGAAACCGTCGCCTCTGAAGTGAAAGCCCTGCCCAAAGATATGCTCTTTGAACAGGATCCCGTTCAGATTTTAGATGCACTGTTGCCCCTGTATTTGAATAACCAGTTATTGCGGGCTTTACAAGAATCCTCGGCCAGTGAGTTAGCGGCACGGATGACGGCGATGAACAACGCCAGCGACAACGCCAGTGAGTTAATGAAAACCCTCACCTTGTCTTATAACAAAGCGCGTCAAGCGGCGATTACTCAGGAATTGCTGGAAGTGGTGGCTGGGGCGAACGCGCTGTAG